The sequence TATCAACGTACTCTTGATCATCACATTGATTTCGACATCGTTGGCCAACAAACGTTTGGAGGAATATCATGGACGCTCAACATCTCCACCAACCATTGATCTTGTTTCATCGCTTCATTGCCCAAGCATCATCAAAGTGTCCATTGGATACTGTCTACATCGACAATCACCACGTCCATCACCCATGACTacgtttttttagcatcagtacagacacaagcgttcatatacacgcgcatacactcacccctattgaacgcacacacgcacaccctacccctatgaacaCCTCTGTGAGACTGAGccaacatatcatcttgagatttacgaagccactgtaggcgcctcgtcgtcgatgggaacgtctcctcacactgaaagcgcatcgccggaaatcttgaaataaattcaagaataatgcgagcaccaggatttgaaccgtggtgggttggggataccactgtccacctaaccatctcaaccacaggttggttcgcatccATGACTACGTCATCAACAACAACCACTTCATCTTTTGACACTTTTACTGGAGGCAAGGCCCACACATACCTACTTCGTCAAGGCTAAAGGTGGCGTAAGGCATCATTCCGTCACAAGCTTTGCCTTTCACCTTGCCATTACCTTCTTTAGCCATTCTACCCTTTTCCATTTCCTTGAAATTATTGAGACTAGCTATTTGAGTATTGCCACCATGGTGAAATTTTCATCATATACATCATTGCTATCTTGAGCATCGCATAGTGAGCATCATATACATATTTTGGTGTTCTTAAGCAGACATCATTGCTATCTTGAGCATCATATACAACTTCATCATATACATCATTGCTATCACGAGCACCATATACATCTTCTGCTGTACTTTGTACTActttgacagttgatgaatagatcggaaattttttcgcaaaaaaattagtttgcatatcatgtcatgtatacATGACTAAACTCATAGAGGATTTCTTTTCCCTTTATTTAGAGTAGACTTGGGAGAATCTATGCACGGACGTGTTCATCTCAGTTTATGTGTATAGCCTTTTTCCTCTGCATCATGTGGTCAGAGGCCAGAGGGTAACAGCTACTCAGCCCCTGTGCAGGGTGAAGCTGTCGTACACCTTGCCGTCGCTGGACCGCCGGTACTCGAACTGGAGCGACCTGGCGTCGGACGCCGTGAGCTTGCCGAACCCGTAGTCCATCTCCCGGTACACGCTCCACGGCGGGGCCACGGCGGTGAAGTTGCTCAGGTGGCTGCCGCCGCCCCCGACGACGACGTGGACGGTGCCGTGCCCGTCCGGCACGCACCTCTCCTCGTAGACGGGGCACGTCCGCTCGTACTGGTGGACGTGGCCGTAGAAGGCGACGTCCACCCGGTGGCGCCGCCACAGCCCTTCCAGGCTCTGCCGCGCCATGGGCTCCGCGAACATCCCGTCGTAGCCGTAGAAGAAGCCCGAGGAGTAGCCGAGGACGCGGTGCGCGATGAAGACCACCCACGGCTGCTTCGCCCGGTCCACGCTGCCCAGGCAGCGGTCCAGGAACCTGTACTGCTCCGTGCCCTCCCGCCAGTCGTGCTCGCTGTCCGCCACGCAGAACCGGAACATCCCGTAGTCCATGGAGTACCTGCCCAAGCGCCCAGCACGAGGTTAAACTAAGTAACCATCACCATGGATGCATGCCCTACCTGCAGTGCTGCCATTGATGATGACAAGAGTGTAAATATAGTACCAGTAGTTGTCCCTCTTCTCCGTCGGCGCGTAGTACATGGTCTCGGCCGGCACCCCGCACTCGCCGCCGGAGTCCGTGCCGTTGTACAGCGACCCACTGTTGGGGAAATCTCGCTCGTGGTTCCCGCTGCAGCACCGATCGATCACAGAGTCATCAAAGTTATTATCACAGAGTGAATTGATTCATGAAATGCTAGCTTTTCggggattttttttttttttttttgtaaaaCAGGATGAATGAACCTGCATACCTTGCGATCATGTAGGGCACCTTGGAGGTGATCGGTTCGACCTGCTGCGTGAACTGATCCCACTGTGAGAGATACCCGTTAGCGTAGGAGATGTCGCCGATGTGGAAGACGATGTCGGTGTTGTCGAGGTCCCTGATCAGCGCGTCGGTGGTGTTGAGTGACGCAGGCTGGTAATTCTGGTACTCGTTGCTTCCGTCCCTCTCGTCCTATAAACCAGGGCAGCATGTTAGTTCACAAGGAccatgtatttggcacaccatgtgaTAAATCATATGTTTACCTTTCCTATAAACATGTAATAAATCTACACTTTTCCTATAGCAATCTGAATTGCATGTGCTGTCATATTTTTACCTTTCCCATGTCGCCAAAAATAACAACCCTCTGCAGCGACTTCTGCCCGGGATAAGGAGGTGCTCTGAAAGATTTTGGCTTGCCCCATATAACCTTTCCATCATGGAGCATGTGTCCGATTTTGTAGTAGTATCTGCAAGTGAGAAATTGCATTGTGAGACTAGTAATTACTAACAATTGAGACAACTCTCTGTAAGACAGTGGACTGCAATTTACTCTTTCTCTGGTGACAGATTCTTGAGGAAAGCTGTGTGTATGGAGCCTGGATCCCTCCAACCAACACTACGAGCAGGCTCTCCTGAACAACCAAATATTCCAAATCAGGTAAGAAACATTTAGAACCATGGTCATGGATACACCCGAACACCAAAGACATGCATCATATTCATACCACAGAGGCTTTCACGACCGAAGGTGACAGTGTCAGCTGGTGCGTGCCCAGGACGGCTCCCTTTCTTGCCCCATTCAACGAAGGGGTGCGCCTCACTGATGCCATAGCCGCTTGTCCATGTGACAGTCATCTAGCATGACATAGCAGAAACCGGCCGTTCAGTGAACCTTCAACAGCAGATATAAACATAACCAGCAATCGACATGAAGTGCCAGCAAAACCTCACCTCGTTCCATGTTTTCCCGACCGCTAGGCGTGGGTAAACCGGCGCTTTCGGGTTCGCGAAGACGATCCTGTTCGACACCGCCACGAGCGTTGGCTGCAAAATGAATTAGATGAAGTCAGTGTGTTTTTTCTTTTGTGATTGAAAGTGGATAACGCAGCAGGGCGTGATGTGCTAGTAACTCACATTTGAGAGTCCACCGGTGAAGAATCCGAAGGAGAAATCCTGGCGCTGGTTGATCAGCTGGAACTTGAGAGCCCCTGTCCCTGACCTGTTATAACCTGACGAGTAGTTTGCAAACTGATACTGAAACCAGCACAAAGAAGTAATTCAAGTCAAGACTTGGAACTCCCATCCAAACTCTGAAGAATGTGAAGATTGCTCTGCTCAATGTATATCTGACGGACCTTTATTGGCGCGGAGCATATCGCAGGGCCAGGGCCTGACCCATGGGAAGCAGGGCATGTGGACGCACTGCAGGAAAGAGCAAGAAGTAATCAGATCAGGGACACCACTACCACAGTTGAAAATCTGAACGTTGAGAAAACGAAAATGTGCTACAGTAGGTCATACTTGAAATTGGAAGGGGAGAATACCCCGATCCAGTCGCCGTCGCTTGCACGTGGTATTTTGAATTCTACGGTCACCCAAGCCGTATCTTCGGCCTGGCGTCCACAATATCGTGTCAGTTTTTTTTTTGTTACATGTAGGGAAAAAAACTAGTCCCTCCCTCTGTTGCATAATGTAAGACGTTAGGACGAAAGAAATGAGGTAAACGGGAATCAGGCTCGAGTAATCACGCGTGCATATTCCATGGAATGTACCATCAGTTTGACCTGGGGCAGGGCAGTGGGCACGCGCGGTGTGAAGGCAGAGCGATAAGAGTGGGCGGACGTCAGCAGTGGAGGAATATCCACGACACGGCACGCGACCATCTCTCTCGCTCCATGGGTTGACTTGACTTGAATAATGGAGGCACATGCACGATTGATTGATCGATCGATCTTTGGCACTTTGTCCCGAGGGGCGATTGGGAGGACGGAGGATGCACACACGGCCAGGGTGGGTGCGCCGAGAAAACGGCCGGCCGCCGGCAAACCAGGCATCCCAGGTCGACTGGAAGACAACTGGCTGGTGGCTGCTAGTGCGATGCGTTGGGCCAACTGGCAAAGGATGCATATGCATGCCAGTGCAAAGGCGGGAATGAAAACGACATGCTTCATCACTGCGCAGGACGACGGCAAAGGATCGAGTTCCAAGTTTCAGAGTAATATTTTGCGGAGTTTATCAAGAATCGGAACGGCAATAGCTCGAAGAGTACCATGCTTGTGCGCAGTACAGCTTCTACTCTACGTGCTAGAGCTAAAGCAGAAGCAGGCGCTGCCTACGTCGTACCTACCGGCCTCCAGAACTGACAACTGTGGACATGGAGTAGCCACTGCTACTGCTAGAGCTAGTAAAAAGGGCAATGGAA comes from Triticum aestivum cultivar Chinese Spring chromosome 5B, IWGSC CS RefSeq v2.1, whole genome shotgun sequence and encodes:
- the LOC123112567 gene encoding probable inactive purple acid phosphatase 27, with the translated sequence MRGGGSGRLAPWLPLLLLATCWGGGADGHGVHPLSRIAIHRARVALDASAAVRASPNLLGSRAEDTAWVTVEFKIPRASDGDWIGVFSPSNFNASTCPASHGSGPGPAICSAPIKYQFANYSSGYNRSGTGALKFQLINQRQDFSFGFFTGGLSNPTLVAVSNRIVFANPKAPVYPRLAVGKTWNEMTVTWTSGYGISEAHPFVEWGKKGSRPGHAPADTVTFGRESLCGEPARSVGWRDPGSIHTAFLKNLSPEKEYYYKIGHMLHDGKVIWGKPKSFRAPPYPGQKSLQRVVIFGDMGKDERDGSNEYQNYQPASLNTTDALIRDLDNTDIVFHIGDISYANGYLSQWDQFTQQVEPITSKVPYMIASGNHERDFPNSGSLYNGTDSGGECGVPAETMYYAPTEKRDNYWYSMDYGMFRFCVADSEHDWREGTEQYRFLDRCLGSVDRAKQPWVVFIAHRVLGYSSGFFYGYDGMFAEPMARQSLEGLWRRHRVDVAFYGHVHQYERTCPVYEERCVPDGHGTVHVVVGGGGSHLSNFTAVAPPWSVYREMDYGFGKLTASDARSLQFEYRRSSDGKVYDSFTLHRG